GTCGGAACGTGTCGCGAGAGTGTGCGCGACGGAGCGAACGTAAACATCCCGGTAACCCAACCCACACCCATGACGGAGATCACTCAGCCGCGCACGGGCGAGCGCCGCCGGTCGGGGGAATGTGTAAGCTCGTCCGAAAGGTGTTTCCAGCGGAGAGCCGTAGCGCTGACACAGGCGTTCGATGATCGAGCGAATCCGGGGAATGTGATTGTTGGCGGAAACGATGAAGGAAATGATCACCTCCAGCGGTTCCTGCCGAAGAATGCGAATCGTGGGATGGTCGGGCAGAAGCGGAGCCAGTATCGGATCGCGTCGAAGCCGCGCGAGCATCGCGGCATAATCACCCTCCAGATCGAAGTAGTGGGCGACCATCCGTCGCGGCTCCGAGGGAGGCGTGCCGCCGACAATTCGCGCCTGGAGCCCCTCACTCGTTTGCTTCACCCGGAGAGCGCATCCCCGAACGATGCCCCAATAGTCACGCGCGCCCAGGCGGTGCCAGCGAAAGCACTGTCCGCTCTCGAGTGTCCTCTCCAGATCAAACCCCTCGATCCGAAAGATTATGTCGCCGGTCTCTCTCATCGCATCGAGAATCCCCCGGGGAGGGAGCATTTTACCACAGACCATCTTCCCGGTACGCTG
The nucleotide sequence above comes from Blastocatellia bacterium. Encoded proteins:
- a CDS encoding DNA glycosylase → MRETGDIIFRIEGFDLERTLESGQCFRWHRLGARDYWGIVRGCALRVKQTSEGLQARIVGGTPPSEPRRMVAHYFDLEGDYAAMLARLRRDPILAPLLPDHPTIRILRQEPLEVIISFIVSANNHIPRIRSIIERLCQRYGSPLETPFGRAYTFPRPAALARARLSDLRHGCGLGYRDVYVRSVAHTLATRSDVTSWEELPTDILRARLRQLPGVGDKVAECILLFGYHRLEAFPVDTWIERAMTELYFLGERPRPSEIQALARRRFGDIAGVAQQYLYAFFRERRGRVRRFSSEDAVAVGASTAVRSSPEDKADGGEAGEDDLAP